In Betta splendens chromosome 3, fBetSpl5.4, whole genome shotgun sequence, the genomic window GGGGACATGGGTGATGCTGGTGGAGGGTGGGGTGAGGACACCATTATGCCTAAGCACACACCTACTGCCACACACAGTCCAATAAGGCCCCAAACAGTCTGGTCCATCTTGGAGACCTATGGCTTCACCTTGCACAATCCTTTATTACATATTTCAAAAGGCACCATAGTAATAAACAGCTATTTGACTGTCCtcaggaaaataatcaaccagcGATTCAATTTAATGATTCACAAGAACTAATGGGTTATGCTTGTTGGGCCTTAATtagacatttcattatttctcaTTCATTTCTTTGGGCTGaactttttacttttagcagGACGCAAAtagaaagacacagaaaaagCCTCTGCAGCATAAAATTCAACTGACAGATTGATTCATGAAAGCATACAAGTCTTTAATGAGAAACTCTGCGTATGCATCTCTGAGAACAAGATAAGTCTGAGCTGCTAACGTTCAGACGCTGCAGGATTCCACAGAACATTAGCTTGTTTACTCTGCACCAGGGCCGATGCGACGACGCTCGCTTAAGGATCCGGGAGCAATCTGCCAAAGCGGAGACTCACACCCACCTGTGATCGTGACAGAGGCGTAGCCCTCCTCGTCGAGCAACGGGTTGATCACCCGGCAGCTGTAGGTGCTGTTGGGCTCCAGCACAACCTTCAGCACGCTGCTCATGGTGAACAGTCCTTCCTCATTGGCCACCACTGAGTTAGTGATGTTGTCGGTGAGGTTGCGCCCGCTCCCGTCCTGCCATATCACGCCGGGCTCGGGATAGCCGCCGTAGGCCACGCAGGTCAGCGACACCTCGTCGCCTGGCCGCAGGTTGGATTCAGGCTCCAGAGTCACCACTGGCTTGGAGTAAGGGgctgaggagaagaggaggggttCACAGGGGGAGGATGTGGGAGGGTTCAGGAGAAGTggaagagacagaggcaggcagataaaggagaggagagagcacACAAACTCCATTTAGTTAGCTCTTTGTAGTGAGAGTCACCTTGGGAAGCGTTGACATGATTCCTATTACATTCTTAATCACATTTAGGGAGTTTAGTATATCGCAGTGCTTAAGATCCCATAGACGTAGACATTATCGCTGGTATATCCTGATGCATCCTCTCTACACTCCAGCTCGCTCCAGAATAAACGAGCAGTACGACGGCTGGAAAACCACCAAGGTGAGCAGGCCTTAGAGGAAAGTGTCAGGCTTAGGGATTAGGGACGACTCAGCCCGAGGCGCGGAGCAGGACGGAGAGGGGTGGAGgcgagcggcgcggcgccggccTCGGCTCAAAATCACGTTTTCCCAATTCCCTGAGCTAAAACGGGAACGGAGGTGGCGGATGCATTCCCAGAGCCCATCAATGCACAGCAAACAGCGGGGTGGTGTGGAGAGCAAAGTGAAATAAGtttgtctgagctgctggttgAAAAGTGGACTCAACGCGTGGCACATTGGAACTTCCCCAGCCGTCTGTTTGACGGACAGGCAGGTTCCATAAAGGGCTAGTGTCTTTTCCTTTCAGCACAGTATGAGGTCCACAGCGTTGACTCCAGCGGACGGCTAAAAATAAAGCATCTATAAATCTAATGCACAAAATGGAACCAATTTGTCACTGCTGGAGATACTGTTTTCCCTCTGTCCGGCCAGGAGAAGAAAATGTTATTCATTAACAGCAGCTAATGCACATCCACCCTTGGAGAATACAGGAACAATTCCACAACAGATAGAAAaagtgagagggaggaagagaagccgagtatcattaaaaataaataaaaggctcTGAGCTGTGAAAGTAGTCACAAGGCAAAGGAGATGTTAGCGATGGCTGATTGACTGTAACAACAGCTGATAATCAAAGTCAGCAGATATTGACCATGACAGAGACCACAATCAGCGGTTATTGACCAAAACACACTTCTCAGCAGCCCAGAGCAAAATGTTTATCACCTGTTTACATTtggtcaaagaaaaaaaaattactgtCCATGTGGCAACAAGTGTTGTTACTGTTAGTCAAATCGAACTTAAAAGGAAGGTACAGTGCAAACGTGAGCTAATGCTTCAGAATTGATCTATTCATTAACGCTCATgtgttgaacacacacagaataaacCTTTATAGAAAAACGATCCTGCACCGCACCTGGCAAACCCATCACGCTATTACAATAcattatgggaaatgtaggaCTCCGATTCATTCTAGTTAGATAAATAGGGAGAGGACAAGTAAGGATACCTCCTCTGATGTTTGCATTTTTCATATCTGCCTTTGGcaatttttcacatttaatgaaGCTGCGCTAATAAATTTCTAGAGCAGAACTTTAACATAAATGGGAATTAACCTGAAGGAATACATATATTTATGACTTGGACTAAGGAATTGTTTTATTATGGATGAATCTCTCTTCAGAAAGTCAAAGATTTTCCATATTTAACTCATACCAATATAAGCATTgtgattttaattatttatgcaCTCATCCTGCTTGACTCACcggccacctgcagcagcagagaagcgcTGCCGTAGTCCTGCACCCGGACGAAGCAGGTGTAGCTGCCTTCGTCAGCCACCACCACCCGGCTCAGCAGGAGCGAAGCGTTGCCCAGGCCCAGCTGGGAGTGGAACAGACGGGTGCGCGTGGCGAAGCTCTGGGCCTGGTCCGCCAGCTGGTCCCGTCCTCCCGAGAAGCCGTGCACACTTCGCTTGGTGTCCGTCAGCTGCCAGAAGACGGTCAGATCGGGCAGGTTGACGGGGCTGGCGTGGCTGAAGGAGCAGTTGAGCACGACGTCGGCGCCGTGCAGCGCCACCACGGGCTGCTCTGGTACGAGCACCTCCATCACCGCTGCGAGACAAGACGCGGGACATATGGGTGGTGTCAGTGAAGAGACAGCAGTAGTTTCTCCTTAGGGAAGTCATTTGCTGTATATGTTGGCGGATGAAGCTGACAACCATGAAAACAGATATATGTTAAACAAATGTGGACTTTGCTGAATGTAAATACATCCACCTACTGTAGCCTGCTCAGATTAAAATCTAACACAAACAGAATGAGTTGATTCTGTTTAGTTTAAAATCTTAAACACACAGTATTAGTAAGCACTACTTGGCCCCTGGCTTTGCCTCCTGGCAACGGCCCCGCTCACTGCAAGGCAGAGATGGAAGCTGCAGATTGAGTTAGACCGCTGCTTAAATCTTAAACACAGGTgcaaacaaacatctgcagctaaACTCTTGGATGTTGGATGTGCATTTTTCAAGGACTTTTTAAATTGTTCAATCCTAACGCTGCAGATTCATCagtgaatcagtgtgtgtgtgtgtgtgtgtgtgtgtgtgtgtgtgtgtgtgtgtgtgtgtgcgtgttgtttgTCTAGACCAGGCCCAGACAAAGCAAAGAGTACACTGCGTAATCGTTCTGGCTTAGAAACCATCTTAGGCAGTGCCCAGTGCATCCGTGGCATCCTCAGGAGTCAGCATTCTCCATTGATCCCCGTCTGCTCTTATACAAAGCTGATACACTCATCAGCATCACAGGGGAGGAAAAAAGCCGGTCAGCCCCCGCAGCAATACACTCGACTTTACACTCGGCTCCTCTAATTGTCATAATCACAGTGGCATTTTAGCCTCCTCACCCCCTTTTAAGCTCCATCACACATCCAGTGCCAGTGCTGGAACACTTTGCCATGTTTGACTGCAGCAGAGGTGCAATAATTACTTTCCCTATTAACAACAAACAAGTCTTTCATCTGAGAGGGTTCATATACGGATGGGCAGAGCGAAGTCAGGGCGGACCCATTTTCAATCACATGCAGCCAATCCGGGCAAGGTGGCCACTGCACATCACAGCAGCCGGGACGCTTGTCTGCAGAAACAGTGCCACCTACTGGCTCACACGTTGAAGCCCAACGCTCTCCTCTCCTTATGTCAAGCCCATGCATTTCTTTTCTTCATTACCAATGAGTTGCATGGATGCAGAGCGTATGAGGGGATCAAACAAGGAACCTAAGGTCTCACAGTTGAAACCAGACCAGTTATGTGGCATGTGTGACAGCCCAGCCTCCATCCTTTTCTTTGaaacctctgacctgcagcaaaTAGAAGCCGTTTGGTCACTACTATTATTCACTGAACTCCCAAAGGGGAAAAGACAGaagctttttttgctttttctctccatgtgttgtgataaaaacaagcaaactaaGCATCAGGTGTGTACTGTTTCCTATGGTCACATATTGCGCCCATGGTTACTGAGTGGACCGCAGTGGGCCAGCAGCACTGTTCTCAGTAGTAAAGAATATGGCCTGTCTTTAGAGATGACCTAAGCGCTGCTGTAATGAATGGGCGGCTGGTGATTTGGTAGGAATGGAAGGTCAGCGGCAGCCGTCTCTGTTGAAGAAGGACAGGCAGCAATTAAGTCATTGCGATGACTCACACCTCTGACTTCATGCAGGAAGGATgaagggaaagagagaaaacaggtGGAGCCTCAGACCCAGACCGACGCCACGTTTCCATTCTACATTCACAGCGACCCAGCGCTCACTCCAGGGCCCCGCGAGCACGCGGCGTTACACATCGGCCCTGTGCCGAGACCTTGACCCACATTTTGGGAACGCAACGGGAGCATTTTGTGTTGCATGAAGGGAGGGTGGGGGCGGACAGGAGAGCCGGGGCAGCTGACGTCATGGAAAGAGCACATCTGATGCGCCACTTGTGAAACGAGCAAATCACAGCACACGTTTGATCTCCcgctgttaaaaaaaatatgttgttTACCGTTTCTGACGAGCTGCGTGGCCGTTTGATCGCCTCTGCTCCGCTCTcgacaagaaaaaaacacacattctcCAAAGAGACAAGTGTAAGTGGGAGATCGTAACACAAGTGGTGTTTGGTTGGAGGGCCGGGTCACGCCTCGGAGCCAGGCCCAGGGGTCCCCGGAGGGGGTAGAGGGGGGTCTGGCCCCGCCCTCAGCCTCCTCTATGAAGAGATGCTCAGCAGCCATAGAGGGCAGCCCGGGAGATGCCAGGCGGGGGGAATTTACACGCTGCACTTTGTGTTTATGGGCCTTGGCTCTGTCTGAGTGCCTGCTAGACAAAGACAGGCACTTTCACAGCAGACATGAAATAAACTCATTACAGAGTTTGTGAGCGCTGGCAACGGGCCGCGGCTCAGCGAGACCCGGGGCTGGCGAGAGAAGGCTGCGAGTGATCTCACGCCGCCACAAGCGTCGGCACCTGTTGTCCAGTTCCAGCTGCAGTTAGTTCAGTGCCGACCGCTTAAACCCAGCGATTGCACATGGTTAATCGATGCCCACCAGAGATGCTAACATGGGGTGAGGACGAGAAACTTCATGAGGATCCGCTTTAAGAAGGAGTTCTAGCAGGATGATGCAAGTGGTGGTAGGAAATGACAAGTAATACGTCTCTGAATACGctacaacaataacaattaGACAAAAAGGAATTAAGAGGAAGTCAATTAAAAGGTTTTAATATGCAGCACCAACGAACTAGCAGACAACACCTGATATACACAGATATACACACGCACAAGGCTACTGTCATGGAATAAATGACTGAGATGGAAATCGTACATTTAATAGATTGGGAAAAATCTCTGTGGAGCATTCGGAAGAAGTAGATGGGAGAAGTTCTGACTGTTCACACCGCTGCTTTTTAGATCTAAAGGAAAACCAGGTTTGGTCCTAAAATTAATATGAGAATCTCCAAAAAGGCCTCGAATGGCAaagctttgtttttcctgcaatCACCGCTTTGATTGTTCTTAATTTGTATCCGCACACACGGGCCCCGGACCCGGACCCCGGCGGAACCGCGGCAGCTCCACTGGCAGCGATCTGCATCAACCGCATTCCGACAAACCCATCGTGCTGATGCCAAAATGATCCGCTCTGTTAGTGGCAAAAGTGCATCAGTATCATTAGGCATTAAAGGcgcaggtcacacacacacacacacacacacacacacacacacacacacacacacacacacacacacacacacacacacacacacacacacacacacacacacacacacacacacacacacacacacacacacacacaatttcatGCAGAAAGAAGCACGCAAAGGCCAGAGAACACATTGATATTCCACACCTGTACGACTGCTgacagctccacagcagcacacTGTCTGAGGAATTGGACACGAGGTAAGCTGACACTACAATGGGAACGCTGTTACAAAGCTGCTCCCGAGCACAGAGGTTCCCATCAGCATGACCAGCAGCAGCCGCGCACACGGTCACGCGTGTACACAGCGGCGGTACACAAGTGTCTGGGCGCCTGTCCCGTCTGTGACACTGTGTTAATACGACGCACACAGCAGCACGCGCCCCCTCGCTCAACTAGCTAATatctgaacctgcagcagcatccacacTTCACATAATTCAGACTTTTGCTCCATCACTATCCAGCATATACACATTTTAGCAATTCGGTACCAAATCTTCCAGGCTTCCCTGCAGCTCGACTCATTTCAATTCCATTCAATCACACAAAATCTGGCACCTCATAGTCTTTCCTCATAAAAGTGATACTATCAGCAGCTCGATAACGCGAGCAGCGGCGCTGTTGCCCACATACAACCAGAGCACCCGGCTGGAGGGGTCTGAAGGAGCAACATGACGAAACCCCGGCACAGGCACTAGTGGGCGCGTTGCACGGGCAATATTGACACAGCAAAGTAAACAGGAGCAGTACCAACACACTGCAATAACAGTAGGTTTCCATCAGGCACCAACAGGACCAGCAGGACAAATACGCTTTTACACCACTGCCCCCACCTGGTCACACGCGGGATTGCAGCCCGGCGTCTTTCATTCTCTGGACATTTTGCACCACCTGAACTTCAAAGGATGAAAAGATCCGTGAGCCTCTTCACGCTGATTCTTCTTATGACGTAATGGATCTCTGTAAAACCCGGAGATGAAACGAGCACCACGACCAACGACCTAACAACCAATGTGACTTGATGTATGGCACTGTGTCACTACTTGTATATGGATGGACCGGAGTTTGAGCCTTGTGCAGTGTAAGTGGCCTGAATATTCCCCTCCTATTGTGCTCCAGGTGGGACCACCCTCCCTCACATTAAGGCTAATGGGAGAGACGAGgactgactggactggactcagatACAGCCAGGACTCTATTGTGCCATTTTCTTTTTGTATCTTTGCTCCATCGCTTCCTTCACCGCCGCGCGCCATCTAATACAGCGTCGATTACCTGTTAATGGGCTCCGATAGTCAGATAATAGAGGTGAGTGAAGACGTGTGGGCAGATAATGGCTGGCCTCTGCCTAGtttgagagacagagagcgttGGACGAGCAGGAAACGGATGCAGGaggtggatggagggagagagagtcagTGACTCAGATCCACCTTAAGACCAGGTCATTCCTAACAATGATGAGCTACATACAGCAAATGACTGCCACGTACTCAGAGTGTAGGACAGATgaagaggctgttttgatgccTGAGATCGAGCAGGTTTTATCTATGGAGGTTAAGCCAGGGCTCAGCTGTGCTGCGGTCTGGACGTCAGGGCCCCCGTGCACCACGTCACAGAGACGACACCCGGAACGGAGGCgtgtcgccgccgccgccgcagctgctcgctcgcccgcttcCTCCGCACATCAGCGGCCGTGATGCTTTCCAAGCACAGCTCATTCATCACCagccaccagacacagagcaggCTCACACACGGCTCCAGGCTCCTCGCCCTCCCCAAGAACCGCAGCCTCAGCATATTATCCCTATCAATTTTTAACAGTCCAACAAGGCAGCATTTTAAGGACTTGTTGAAATAATCATGAGGTGCTTGTTGGTTAATGTACTCCGTTTCTATGAGCACTCTGTGAGAAAAGCAGGACGTGGAAGGCGGCGAGAGAGGCAGGCCATTACGTATGCACTGCGGTGAAACCAATATTTGTTGAGCCCGTCCTCGAATGTTTTTAAAAGGATACTTCACTGGACGCAATCAAATTAGCAAGAACATCACTGATACGGGGTAATAACCCTAAATTGAATTTCTGCACAGGCTAAAGTGTCCCCTCTCTGCAGAATCAATTGCTGTGAAGAGAAGCGGAGGACGGGAAGGGGCATCGGCAGTTAGCAGACCTTTAAAGAGTCCACCAGAGACGCAGACACGCACGACTGCCGTCACGCTCTGCGGCGCCGCCGTAATGTGCGCCTGCCCA contains:
- the cd276 gene encoding CD276 antigen isoform X2; translation: MEVLVPEQPVVALHGADVVLNCSFSHASPVNLPDLTVFWQLTDTKRSVHGFSGGRDQLADQAQSFATRTRLFHSQLGLGNASLLLSRVVVADEGSYTCFVRVQDYGSASLLLQVAAPYSKPVVTLEPESNLRPGDEVSLTCVAYGGYPEPGVIWQDGSGRNLTDNITNSVVANEEGLFTMSSVLKVVLEPNSTYSCRVINPLLDEEGYASVTITGQNIGFPPVALWVTVGLAVCLLVLLIALAVVCGRKIKESCEEARREAEEAKELEEGESKTAMTPLTS
- the cd276 gene encoding CD276 antigen isoform X1, whose amino-acid sequence is MPLNPRWTMLSLLLHVTLAVQAMAVMEVLVPEQPVVALHGADVVLNCSFSHASPVNLPDLTVFWQLTDTKRSVHGFSGGRDQLADQAQSFATRTRLFHSQLGLGNASLLLSRVVVADEGSYTCFVRVQDYGSASLLLQVAAPYSKPVVTLEPESNLRPGDEVSLTCVAYGGYPEPGVIWQDGSGRNLTDNITNSVVANEEGLFTMSSVLKVVLEPNSTYSCRVINPLLDEEGYASVTITGQNIGFPPVALWVTVGLAVCLLVLLIALAVVCGRKIKESCEEARREAEEAKELEEGESKTAMTPLTS
- the cd276 gene encoding CD276 antigen isoform X3; this translates as MPLNPRWTMLSLLLHVTLAVQAMAVMEVLVPEQPVVALHGADVVLNCSFSHASPVNLPDLTVFWQLTDTKRSVHGFSGGRDQLADQAQSFATRTRLFHSQLGLGNASLLLSRVVVADEGSYTCFVRVQDYGSASLLLQVAAPYSKPVVTLEPESNLRPGDEVSLTCVAYGGYPEPGVIWQDGSGRNLTDNITNSVVANEEGLFTMSSVLKVVLEPNSTYSCRVINPLLDEEGYASVTITVWIDCDL